A genome region from Eremothecium cymbalariae DBVPG#7215 chromosome 4, complete sequence includes the following:
- the MET10 gene encoding sulfite reductase subunit alpha (similar to Ashbya gossypii AGR237C), with protein MGLNIVTNPFGIPAEPLSGVQYASPVTAINSVLFDKVDSIFSYKSAVEADLFDSALKKWLSKPGSPYFMETQVRSGAGLIPLGFSNGKHGLASIIAPGYALSYFVPSFKRYHGAETSFAFNVGTFGYDDTTGEIVSDYIGPLKAASELGYPLVIPLCPQEIKNTTLLTLLLAKYGTDLGAIQLFDGPTYSRSILKLETGDNGDNTIESFDLDSGSSFEQILQRFNEVSGANIGSFEYVGDKTAETVFVVTGSVESALFTNTLKGVEASGLGVLTVRIPLPFDQRLFASMIPSSARNIIVIGQSLDNSPSWLKCTVATALFYQGVKNVKVSEYIYQPSFIWSPKAVEDIIRTFSASFMVPISEIVDKFIYWAPDCSKELDVSSRLVHSLSLVDGYDTTLRTKFDNISNAGLFQAQFSTFPTEVPQVISNIDVADIGVVSDISVLQSLDVTANIKDRGTILIVSKTSLKEKDLTQETTLAKDLKLPLSFINSVKKKDIKIVFIDAETIGDREETKGRTLSFVMQAVFWRYAYGLELGESVKRIWNSSGQYIELLAAVLSDMLADALAVGLFEVCGSSISISATGNEVEEPKSENGEGQENKLPIFLKESSFVPNPREVADHSETNVGSIINVSKGFVFKEAYGAEVALRPDLPVKSYIVKVKENRRLTPEDYDRNIFHIEFDITGTGLKYGIGEALGIHARNNEESVKEFLKYYGLCENDVIAAPNNSNPEILESISVLQLFRDRLDLLGKPPKKFYESLVEFATDETEKQKLQDLVTPAGAATLKNYQEVEYYTYVDILELFPSARPPLKDLVNMISPLKRREYSIASSQRVHENELHLLIVVVDWVDPRGRKRYGHASRYLSKLLVGTELVVSVKPSVMKLPPSPEQPVIMSGLGTGLAPFKAIVEEKLWQKQQGHDIGEVYLFLGSRHKREEYLYGELWEAYKDAGIITHIGAAFSRDQPQKIYIQDRIREVLDKLKTAMIDKRGSFYLCGPTWPVPDISHALQDIIAADAKEKGIQVDLDNAIEELKETSRYILEVY; from the coding sequence ATGGGGTTGAACATTGTGACTAATCCCTTTGGAATTCCAGCTGAACCGTTATCTGGCGTACAATATGCTTCTCCAGTGACAGCTATAAATtctgttttgtttgatAAAGTAGATTCGATATTCAGTTATAAATCTGCAGTCGAGGCAGATCTTTTTGATAGTGCTTTGAAAAAGTGGTTATCAAAGCCAGGATCACCTTATTTTATGGAAACCCAGGTTAGGTCGGGGGCTGGGCTAATTCCTTTAGGGTTTAGTAATGGAAAGCATGGTTTGGCGAGTATTATCGCACCAGGATATGCATTAAGTTACTTTGTACCTTCTTTTAAGAGATATCATGGTGCAGAGACAAGTTTTGCTTTCAATGTTGGAACTTTCGGGTATGATGATACAACTGGTGAAATAGTTAGTGATTATATTGGTCCACTAAAGGCTGCTTCTGAATTAGGTTATCCGTTAGTGATTCCTCTCTGTCCTCAAGAGATAAAGAATACAACGTTACTCACGTTATTATTGGCTAAATATGGCACTGATCTGGGTGCTATCCAGCTATTTGATGGTCCTACTTATTCCAGGTCTATTTTAAAGCTTGAAACAGGTGATAATGGTGATAATACTATAGAATCGTTCGATTTGGATTCTggatcttcttttgaacaGATTTTGCAGAGGTTCAATGAAGTATCTGGAGCCAATATTGGTAGTTTTGAATATGTCGGTGATAAAACAGCAGAAACCGTTTTTGTTGTCACTGGGTCTGTAGAAAGTGCTTTGTTCACCAATACTTTAAAGGGGGTTGAAGCCTCTGGGCTAGGAGTGCTTACTGTTAGGATTCCACTTCCATTTGATCAACGGCTTTTTGCTTCAATGATACCATCTTCTGCTAGAAATATAATTGTTATTGGCCAATCCCTTGACAATTCTCCATCTTGGTTGAAGTGCACAGTGGCTACAGCTTTGTTCTATCAAGGCGTTAAGAATGTCAAAGTATCTGAGTATATATACCAGCCATCATTCATCTGGTCTCCAAAGGCagttgaagatattataCGCACATTCTCCGCATCCTTCATGGTACCAATATCTGAGATCGTAGATAAATTTATTTACTGGGCCCCAGATTGTAGCAAGGAGTTAGACGTTTCCTCTAGATTGGTTCACAGCTTGTCTTTGGTCGATGGATATGACACTACATTGCGGACtaaatttgataatattagTAATGCAGGCTTGTTCCAAGCTCAATTTTCGACCTTCCCGACAGAAGTGCCTCAAGTTATTTCGAATATTGATGTTGCTGACATTGGTGTTGTTTCTGACATTTCGGTCCTTCAAAGCTTAGATGTTACTGCTAATATCAAGGACCGTGGTACTATATTAATTGTATCAAAAACCTCattaaaggaaaaagatTTGACCCAAGAGACCACTCTCGCAAAAGATCTAAAGCTTCCATTGAGCTTCATTAACTctgttaaaaaaaaagatattaaaataGTATTTATTGATGCAGAAACTATTGGCGATAGAGAGGAGACTAAAGGTCGTACGTTGTCATTTGTTATGCAAGCTGTATTTTGGAGATATGCTTATGGGTTGGAACTTGGAGAGAGCGTGAAAAGAATTTGGAATTCTTCTGGacaatatattgaattgtTGGCTGCGGTATTATCAGATATGTTAGCTGATGCATTGGCAGTGGGGTTGTTCGAAGTGTGTGGCAGTTCAATTTCTATTAGTGCCACAGGAAATGAAGTCGAGGAACCAAAGAGTGAAAATGGTGAGGGGCAGGAAAATAAACTTCCAATATTTCTTAAGGAATCTTCCTTCGTACCAAATCCCCGAGAGGTGGCAGATCATTCGGAGACTAATGTGGGAAGTATTATTAACGTTTCGAAAGGgtttgtttttaaagaagCATATGGTGCTGAGGTAGCTCTAAGGCCGGACTTACCTGTCAAGAGTTATATTGTGAAAGTTAAAGAAAATAGGCGTTTAACCCCTGAGGATTATGACAGGAATATCTTTCATAtagaatttgatattacTGGCACTGGTTTGAAGTACGGTATTGGAGAGGCTTTAGGAATCCATGCTAGGAACAATGAAGAGTCAGTTAAGGAATTCCTCAAATATTATGGTCTTTGTGAAAACGATGTCATCGCTGCTCCAAATAATTCTAATCCAGAAATATTGGAGTCCATTTCTGTCCTGCAATTATTTAGGGATAGGTTGGATTTACTTGGTAAACCTCCCAAGAAGTTTTATGAATCCTTAGTCGAGTTTGCTACAgatgaaactgaaaaacaaaaactgcAAGATTTAGTCACTCCAGCTGGTGCGGCTACGCTCAAAAATTATCAGGaagttgaatattataCCTATGTAGATATCCTTGAGTTATTTCCATCAGCACGACCACCGTTGAAAGATTTGGTTAACATGATATCTCCACTAAAGAGAAGAGAATACTCAATTGCTTCTTCGCAAAGAGTTCACGAAAATGAACTACATCTATTGATAGTCGTAGTCGATTGGGTGGATCCGCGTGGCAGGAAAAGGTACGGCCACGCTTCGAGGTATTTGTCAAAATTACTTGTTGGAACTGAGCTGGTAGTCAGCGTTAAACCATCTGTAATGAAATTACCACCATCTCCTGAACAGCCAGTTATAATGTCTGGTCTAGGAACTGGATTAGCGCCATTTAAAGCgattgttgaagaaaaattgtGGCAGAAACAACAAGGCCATGATATTGGTGAAGTGTACTTGTTCCTTGGCTCTAGGCATAAAAGAGAAGAATATTTATATGGTGAGTTATGGGAAGCCTACAAAGATGCTGGTATTATCACACATATTGGTGCCGCATTTTCTAGAGATCAACCTCAAAAAATCTATATTCAAGACCGAATTCGAGAAGTTTTAGATAAATTGAAAACAGCTATGATCGACAAACGTGGATCGTTTTATTTGTGTGGACCTACATGGCCTGTCCCTGATATTAGCCACGCATTACAAGACATTATTGCAGCTGATGCTAAAGAAAAAGGTATTCAAGTAGATTTGGATAATGCGATTGAGGAATTAAAGGAGACttcaagatatattttggAAGTCTATTGA
- the VID28 gene encoding glucose-induced degradation complex subunit VID28 (similar to Ashbya gossypii AGR238C) produces the protein MVRVGSVNILGQHALFDSEYMSALKHKIVGDQACKLQIFLNHRELIDRLINVDSGDVNLKVRSLDLLLSLMNLEVHIRNELDYIYAYTATKILESAKLDGTVPIEVCHKTVELLNLCLNNCGFNYKNSDVDMKSVIPKYFPKLLVYYISHDRAGLSEQHNLITVRTIIELMTLMFKGKDIIEPSEAVLRSLDSLILSIVERYIYQLEFKYVIKMNFSPRAQKERYRPLINKGIQKGQPLPFTSVPQAVQICNPMDETLFWLSVILYIETFKKNPIKNSLWLNQTFTLFISSLLKSQNTNLRACAVQFLVTPYFFNPKKTLPMQPHQLWLPYLVYLVNYDDLPWWIDPLETLTELVTFYNTQNPLNNEIIEFLYRTNLLHGLITIFVKCLSLDYQTSASLSTITSCLKLFAQVTRNDEKCRLLLLEDNQLMQHVEHALQTHLDLLNMFLLNADKIQKSLEPEDVMPPFYTSKMTLQWVSLLRSFSRSVNSLRTRLRRTTLGEQFLQLAETIYLLLKRAEFASDELLVAEMEILSMVFAVISNFAMEFSNLQVYMVKHGVLQMAHDILVDPIFNDQIECAPEYARYKLRFPSENVSAVKINVLWMLKHLIYNSNTQDKLGLLKVIPMDTILEYINDKNWAVQEQCFQLIRNLTCNSRKVINILLYHFRDKEPPASEGEMRYSMRSTYLFEFLSHKLRSLDPRNPHQMGTLVSVIHIVVNFTVINESKRHMIIDQEEILEIVKTILSESNSNNERFCNNEDAKLGCIWMLTNLIWNSSFSNYTHTAPFDYTPTAPTSDSSIRPTEELRSAQFETGGSTAYSDDSDREFEDDCMEMDETGDFVRLSMSSPTGRNPALVRYRKLEKMGFYELVHERTFDEYLNVRERARTLLFHMDMLRKGGST, from the coding sequence ATGGTCCGCGTTGGAAGTGTCAATATATTAGGGCAGCATGCTCTGTTTGATTCAGAATATATGTCAGCTTTGAAACACAAAATTGTTGGAGACCAAGCATGTAAACTACAGATATTTCTTAATCATCGGGAGTTGATTGATCGGCTAATAAATGTTGATAGTGGAGATGTTAATTTAAAGGTTAGGAGTTTAGACCTTTTACTTAGTCTAATGAACTTGGAAGTGCATATTAGAAATGAGCTAGATTACATTTACGCGTATACTGCTACAAAAATACTTGAGTCGGCCAAGTTGGATGGTACAGTTCCTATTGAGGTATGCCACAAGACAGTTGAACTATTGAATTTATGTCTGAATAACTGCGGATTTAATTATAAGAATTCAGATGTTGATATGAAAAGTGTTATTCCTAAATATTTCCCAAAGCTTTTGGTGTATTATATATCCCATGACAGGGCCGGGTTATCGGAGCAACATAATTTAATTACAGTGCGTACGATCATTGAATTGATGACGTTAATGTTCAAAGGCAAAGATATTATAGAGCCATCTGAAGCCGTGTTACGTTCTTTGGATTCGCTCATTTTGTCTATTGTTGAAAGGTATATATACCAGTTGGAATTCAAGTATGTTATAAAGATGAACTTTTCCCCCAGGGCGCAGAAAGAAAGATATAGACCGTTGATAAACAAAGGTATTCAAAAGGGTCAGCCACTACCTTTTACGAGTGTACCGCAAGCGGTTCAAATATGCAATCCCATGGACGAGACTTTATTCTGGCTGTCTGTGATATTGTATATCGAGACTTTTAAGAAAAATCCTATCAAGAATAGTTTATGGTTGAATCAGACGTTTACTTTATTCATCTCCAGCCTCCTAAAATCCCAGAACACGAACTTGAGGGCATGTGCGGTGCAGTTTCTAGTTACACCCTACTTTTTTAATCCCAAGAAAACGTTGCCAATGCAGCCACACCAGCTATGGTTGCCATATCTAGTATATTTGGTTAATTACGACGATCTTCCTTGGTGGATTGACCCGCTAGAGACACTCACCGAATTAGTGACTTTTTACAACACTCAAAATCCACTGAATAATGAGATCATAGAGTTTTTGTATCGCACGAACTTATTACATGGATTGATTACAATTTTTGTGAAGTGTTTGTCTTTGGATTATCAGACATCCGCTTCTTTATCCACTATTACCTCCTGCCTTAAGCTCTTTGCCCAGGTTACTCGAAATGATGAAAAGTGTCGCCTATTGTTACTGGAAGATAATCAATTGATGCAGCATGTAGAACACGCCTTGCAAACACACTTAGATTTGCTAAACATGTTCTTACTAAATGCAGATAAGATCCAAAAGTCGTTAGAGCCAGAAGATGTAATGCCACCATTTTACACTAGTAAGATGACACTACAATGGGTGAGTTTGTTAAGATCATTTTCTAGGAGTGTCAATTCCCTACGGACAAGGTTGCGAAGGACCACATTGGGAGAGCAGTTCCTGCAATTAGCTGAAACAATATACCTTTTGTTGAAACGCGCTGAATTTGCGAGTGATGAACTTCTAGTTGCTGAAATGGAAATATTGTCGATGGTGTTCGCAGTAATTTCCAATTTTGCCATggaattttcaaatctgCAAGTGTACATGGTGAAACACGGTGTGTTGCAAATGGCTCACGACATCTTAGTGGACCCTATTTTTAACGACCAAATAGAGTGTGCTCCAGAGTATGCTCGGTATAAACTGAGGTTTCCATCAGAAAACGTTAGTGCCGTCAAGATCAACGTTTTGTGGATGTTAAAGCATTTGATTTACAACTCGAACACTCAAGACAAGTTGGGTTTATTAAAGGTCATTCCTATGGATACAATCCtagaatatataaatgaCAAAAATTGGGCTGTCCAAGAACAATGTTTCCAATTAATTAGGAACCTAACATGCAATTCAAGGAAGGTGATAAACATCTTATTGTACCATTTCAGAGACAAAGAACCGCCTGCCTCAGAGGGTGAAATGCGTTACAGCATGAGGTCAACGTACCTTTTCGAATTTTTGAGCCACAAACTACGGTCGCTTGATCCTAGGAACCCCCACCAAATGGGCACACTTGTATCCGTAATCCACATTGTTGTGAACTTTACTGTCATTAACGAAAGCAAAAGACATATGATCATAGACCAGGAagaaattttggaaattgttAAAACAATTCTATCTGAATCAAACTCTAATAATGAAAGATTCTGCAATAACGAAGATGCCAAATTAGGTTGTATATGGATGCTAACTAACCTCATCTGGAACTCCTCCTTTAGCAACTACACTCATACTGCTCCGTTCGACTATACCCCGACAGCACCTACTAGCGATTCCTCCATAAGACCAACTGAAGAACTTCGTTCCGCCCAGTTTGAAACCGGTGGCTCCACTGCCTATTCCGATGATTCAGATCGTGAATTCGAAGATGACTGCATGGAAATGGACGAAACTGGTGATTTTGTCCGTTTATCAATGAGTTCTCCTACCGGCAGAAACCCTGCTTTGGTTCGATATCGTAAACTAGAAAAGATGGGGTTCTACGAGCTTGTTCATGAAAGAACATTTGACGAGTATCTGAACGTACGAGAGAGAGCTAGGACATTACTATTCCATATGGACATGCTACGCAAAGGTGGTTCCACATGA
- the SNL1 gene encoding Snl1p (similar to Ashbya gossypii AGR239W): MDGILDKLTSFYGASKKGAPEVMQLLHEYTSGLVTVAVTTALGALLLVYVAGNRRAKAGKSKSAKKESKKKGGKPKAVRKECLTLEEGIEAVQRKFETEYKAGLTKLLEDFEPGNEKYEFECSYYNEMLLKLLIELDGIELTEVTGERKDMLKKKRKAAILTIQQQLKKLDKIRTQQR, translated from the coding sequence ATGGATGGTATTTTAGATAAGCTAACCTCGTTTTATGGTGCTAGCAAGAAGGGAGCTCCCGAGGTGATGCAATTGTTGCATGAGTATACTAGTGGGTTGGTGACTGTTGCAGTTACTACAGCACTAGGGGCGTTACTGCTGGTGTATGTGGCAGGTAACAGGCGAGCGAAGGCTGGGAAGAGTAAATCTGCGAAGAAGGAgagcaagaagaagggtGGTAAGCCGAAGGCTGTTAGGAAGGAGTGTTTGACGTTGGAGGAAGGTATAGAGGCTGTTCAGAGAAAGTTTGAAACGGAATACAAGGCTGGTTTGACGAAGCTTTTGGAGGATTTCGAGCCTGGAAATGAAAAGTATGAGTTTGAGTGCAGCTATTACAATGAaatgttgttgaagttaTTAATAGAACTCGATGGTATTGAGTTGACTGAAGTCACTGGCGAAAGAAAGGAcatgttgaagaagaaaaggaaggCTGCTATTTTGACTATTCAGCAACAATTAAAGAAACTAGACAAGATCAGGACACAGCAAAGGTAA